ACAAGAACGCATCAACAATCCGCAAAATGCATTCTTGCTGTTTGCACGTAGAAGATAACACGGCAATCTTATCACATTTCCTGCGTAGGCAACCAACACATCATGGCAAGTAGGACATGCACATTCATTCTCTTTTCTGAAATCTGGATGCCAGCTATCATTTTGAAGCGATGGCAACAACCAATAAAATAGGATGGCAAGCAACAAGACAACATGATGGCAGCTAACGACCACGATAGGTGGCAACTGATGTTAGATACAAGTGGCAAATATTTTTTCTCCCTCCCTATGCCAAATTTCTCCTTTCTCTCCCTATTTTCAGTGATTCATGCGCATCCTTCATTACCAACTACTCATACCAAGCCAACCCAGAAGCTTAGCTCAACTCTAGCATAGTATATGGCAGATCTGGCGTATGTTGGTGGGCAAATGCGAATACACATAAATCCGTGGGGTGTTTTCCCTCATAGCGTGGATCCAGTCGCCATCTTCGTGGGCAAATTTGCAATTTCAAATTTCTGGAAAGAAGAAGGACGAGAAATAGAAGGAGATCGGAGATCGACCTGCTTTTTGCTCGTCGTCTTGGGAGGGCGGGgttggggggtgggggtgggtggTTGGCGGTGGGAAGGCGCTATGGATCTGTCCTGGTTGCCATGGCAACCAGAGAAGGAAGGCGATGGAGGTAGGGGATCGAGAGGTAGGAGACGATGGCGGCAGGTCGGACTGGGGATCGAGAGGAGGCCGGGACGACTGGCGTGCCGGGTCATGCGGGCGGCGCGGTCGTTTGCCCGGACGTGTGGGCGATTTTGCCACACACCGGACGTGCGGGCTGTGGCTGCGCACGCCCGGACGCGGTCGTGCGGGCGGGGTCATCTCCGTGCCACACAGGGCGTGCGGCACAACCAACCGATacaccacacgtgtggcagttatcggcgtccattttatttttatttttattttttttcttctgtgttTTTTGAGGTAATCAGGCCAGAAAATGTTAGATGTGCGCTGCAGGCCGTGCCATGCTAGGCACATTTAAGCatgggctgggccggcccagatGCCGAGGTACGCTGAAAACCGTTCACGTTGCAATAGACTATTTTGCCCTCAGCGAGGACCCGATAAACCCACACCTACCCGATAAAACTCCGGGACCGGAAAACTTTACCCTagcccccacccccacccccctcgGTCCACCCCTCGTGCCCAGACGCGGTTCTCGCCGTTATTCTCCCGTGGTAACGGACGagcgccaccaccacctccgctTCCGCCGCACCTCGACAAGCTCCACCCAGGCTAGGGTTTGATCCCCGGTCCCTTCGTCGGAGCAATGGAGGGCGCAGCACCGGccccagcggcggcggcggcggaggtgaaAAACCCGAGGTGCTTCATGGACATCACCATCGGCGGCGAGATGGAGGGGAGGATCGTGATAGAGCTGTACGCGTCCGTGGTCCCGCGGACGGCGGAGAATTTCCGCGCGCTCTGCACCGGCGAGAAGGGCGTCGGCGCCTCCGGCAAGCCGCTCCACTATAAGGTTAGTGTATTGAGTGCTTACTGATTAGAGCACCTTCTGATTTGATTCCTTCGGTGCTGTCGCCGAGTGGTTCGAGTGGTGCAAAATGCAATTTGGTCTGGTTGAGCGACACTCTTGAGCGATTGGGGAGTAGTTTGCATAATAATTGTGCCGTTTAGTGTCAGAACATCTGAGTTTTGGTGCGATTTGGCTGCTCCTGTTACCTTTTTCAGCGAAAATTGCTTTTTCTGATGCAATTGACAATATAGGGTTTTGACCCGGATTTCGTATGGTCTGCCCTCCTATTTCTTGTAGATCAATTTCTTCAGAGGCTTCGTTTTGGTCGGGAGGGATTTGCTTCCCGTGTAATTACATAGCTGCTCCTGCTGATAATTGGAACCCGTCTTTGTAAATATCGCCCCCTTTTTGTCACATGGCTGGATTTTGCTCAATCTATGCTCTAACCTAGCCGGACCAGTGCCTACTTTTTCCTTTGTACTCAGAAAGTAGTACTATTACTTTCCCTGTGATGTCAAATCCTGTCCTTTGCCTGTCAAAAAACAATTCGTGTCCTTTGATGTACAGTTAACACTGCTAGTACCACAAGTCCTGCCACTGTTAATAAGGGCCCCCTCCCTTTTGACTTCATTCCAAAATTGCACAATGCATATATTAACCTATAAGTACCATCACGTGGTAGCTTTTGTGCGCGGGCATGTGCTTGTCGGAACCTGGTAAATACACTCCTTTTTCCCACTTAAAAGTTGGCACATCTGCCTCGTGCTGCTACAGTGCTCGTAAATCTGTGTATGAATAGGCAATGATTTGCTATCAGCCTTACAATGCAGTGATTAGATCACATGGAGATTCTTGTACGCGCGAGGAACTACGGTGCTGTTCGCAATAGTGTGTGCATGTGGTACTTTCATCACAAAATATTCCATTGACAGGCCAGTTAGTGCAAAACACTGCACCTCTTTATTTTAAGCGAAAACATAGCAGACCAATTTTGAGTAATCCGGAGAATTTTGTCTCCATAAAGAAACATTCGTTGCGCAGCTGGCCTTGTAGCCTTTTGGAAGGACAGAAGCCATCACTGTATCTTGATTTTGTTTGCCACTCATTTTGATTTATGTTTTGGTCACTGTTCTTACATAAAGTGAGGACACAATTTGTTGGTTGCCACGTGCTTAGCTTTTGGGTAACTGCTTGGCCTTCCGCACTCAACCTGAGTGAAACTAATGTTTATGAGAACAGTGATGCGTGCGAACTGAGAGTGCGTAAGTGCAGTAGTActagctgatttctttctgcttACCTGTTGGAGACTGTGTGATGTGCATTTGGATATGGATTCTGAATGTGCATGATGGGTATTTTTGGTTGCAGTGTTTCTGGACAGAGCCACTCACCATCTTAACTTCTGATATTATCGATGATCATTCTTCTTCCTAACGGATGGAATTTATCGGTGTTCTTCTGTGTTGAAAACTATTATTTTTTCTAATTTCCATTTTCCAATTTCAACCAACAAAAGTCATGGTGAAAGTTTGATGTTGTCACAACTGTTTATGCTGCACTGATTCGCTTACTAGTTCTTCACAGTAAGCACTTGACACATCTTTGGTAATTGATATTCTTGCAGGGATCATACTTCCATCGCATTATCAAAGGTTTTATGGTACAAGGTGGAGATTTTACTGCTGGTGATGGAACAGGAGGGGAGTCGATTTATGGATCGAAATTTGAGGATGAGAATTTTATTTTAAAGCATGAGAGGAAGGGAATATTATCTATGGCCAATTCTGGCCCCAACACAAATGGATCTCAATTTTTCATCACTACCACCCGAACACCTCATTTAGATGGGAAACATGTAGTTTTTGCGAGAGTAATAAAGGGAATGGGTGTGGTTCGTTCTTGTGAGCACATTCCTGTTGGAGAAGCTGACCGTCCCACAGTTGATGCCGTAATTGCTGAATGTGGGGAACTTCCTGAAGGTGCAGATGATGGAGTTGTGAACTTTTTCAAGGATGGTGACATGTATCCTGACTGGCCAAATGATCTCGATGAGAAGCCTACAGAGGTTTCATGGTGGATGGAAGCTGTGGAGTCTGCCAAGGCTTTTGGGAATGATAATTTCAAGGTAATTTCTGTCCTAGCTAAGCTATATCTTATTTTGTTTAGGTTAGTGGTATTTCCACATTTTCAGACTAAACTTTACTAGTTTGCCCTTATATCTCAGATGTGTGCTCAATTTTTCGCAACAATGTTTACTGCATTGGGTGATACTATTCTAACCCGTGCATCTTTTAGATAGGATATTAAACCAACAATTTTAACTATTACTCTGATTGAATGTTGATTGCTCAGATCAACCTTTGTGAAATCCATAGACTACAAAAGACCCTGGATTTTTTGTAGTTAGCAACTAGCATTTGTGTACCCTCGACTTTCTAGCAGTATGAATATCCACCATGATGCATTTGGACTTGAACTAGTGGCTCTGCAAAAGACCCTGGAGTTTTTGTAGTTAGCATTTATACCCTCCACTTTCTGTGATATGAACATCCACCTTTATCTACATTTGGACATAATCTAGCAGATACCTATCGGATCTTAACTTGACAATAAGTTTTCACTTTCTTTGTCAAGCATATCCTGCGACATATAAGATGCTTAGCATCATTGTCACGACTCTTGTATGTGTTTCATAGATGTTTCATTATTAGCGCTCTGAGCTAACCTAGTTTTGCACACATGTAATCTTGTATTTCCCTATCTGGGTACCTAAAGTTAAAGCTAGTTTATCTACTCTGTACAGAAACAGGATTATAAGACGGCCCTGAGGAAGTACAGGAAAGCTCTGCGCTACTTGGATGTTTGCTGGGAGAAAGAAGAGATAGATGAAGGCAAATTTTACTGCTTCTGTTCTGCACTACAATTGCTCAGTTTTTTTTGTTGGTTCTGTCGCATGGTACATACTGATCATAAAACATGTCACATGGCACTTATAAGTATTATGAACATGTCTTGATATGCAGAGAAGAGCTCAGCACTACGGAAGACCAAGTCCATAATACTCACGAATAGCTCTGTAAGTTAATTACTTTGCTGGATGCGTATCTGCTATTCTTTTATCCTAGAAAACCGCATTGTTAATATTATCTTGACTAGCTCACTTAGGCGCATGGTTGTTGGCTTGTAGCATCTAGCAAGCTCTTGGAGGGTTACATAACTTAAGCTAGATAGAGTGCTATATGGCTCATGTCTCTGGTAGTCTGATTGCCTGTTGCCCAACGCTCTAGGTTGTCTCCCTTCAAGTTGCTATGTAAAGCCAACTATAGATTAGTCTTTGAGTACCTTGTGAATAAATAAGCAATGGAGTTCGTAGAATTGTAGTGTTCTGTAAAAGTGTAAACTCCAATCATCGATGTTGTTCATTGCTTTTCATTTACTTTGCCAGCACTGTGTACTTCTTTCTCCTGCATATTATGCAAGTAGCTTTATATTCATGCTTTATTGTACTGTTCTTGAAGAATTGTTGCCAGTCAATTGCTGTTCTTGCCTGCAGCAGTGTGAACCCTTTCAACTGTACATCGGCAACAATTTTGCAAATTCCTGTTTACCAACTCAGAAACATATGATAGTTACGATTTATTGTTGTCTGATAATCTTTTAAGTAATCTAAACATTGCACACCCTGTTACACTGTGTTGCTTGTTTCCTGAAACTGAGGTGATTTCTTCAGGCATGCAAAATGAAGCTGGGAGATTTGAAGGGTGCTTTGTTGGATGCAGATTTTGCGCTGCGTGAAACAGAGGGCAATGCTAAGGCTTTTTTCCGACAAGGACAGGTTTGTATTGCCCTTAGTAGTATGTGGCTCTAAGTTCTTCACCTGGAATGGTTCATTCTCTTGAGTGATTCTATTTTCACATTTCCAAGGGCTCATCTTATTTGTAGTGCTTACAATATTTACCCTCTCCATTTAAGATATCTTGACTTGAATCTGACATGCACAGTACAAGGTTATACACTCTTTGTTGTTTGGAAAAATGTTTGACCCAACATGGTGACAAGCCTATATAGTGTTTATAACAATTTTTGGTTAAAATCTGAATTTGAGTAGTGTTCTAAATAGCTAGATATAGTGGCGCTATATATTTTTTGGACCCCAAACTATATAGATTGATGTTTACCTATATAACTACGCGTATGAGGCTCCTCCGAGTAGCTCCACTATTTGCAGTAGCTCATAGCTAGCAATAGGTCTTCATCTAATGTCTAAATCCATCTCTTATAAGCCTTGACTACATGGAAACCTATCAAGAGACCTCATCAAATTCCTTTCAATAGTCGGACAGTCGGGCATTATATTCAATAGTCGGACAGTTGGGCATTATATTTTTTAGTAAGGATATGCTTACGAAGAACATAGTGGTATTGTTTTCATGCTATGGTCAGTTGGACATTT
This sequence is a window from Aegilops tauschii subsp. strangulata cultivar AL8/78 chromosome 7, Aet v6.0, whole genome shotgun sequence. Protein-coding genes within it:
- the LOC109763098 gene encoding peptidyl-prolyl cis-trans isomerase CYP40, with translation MEGAAPAPAAAAAEVKNPRCFMDITIGGEMEGRIVIELYASVVPRTAENFRALCTGEKGVGASGKPLHYKGSYFHRIIKGFMVQGGDFTAGDGTGGESIYGSKFEDENFILKHERKGILSMANSGPNTNGSQFFITTTRTPHLDGKHVVFARVIKGMGVVRSCEHIPVGEADRPTVDAVIAECGELPEGADDGVVNFFKDGDMYPDWPNDLDEKPTEVSWWMEAVESAKAFGNDNFKKQDYKTALRKYRKALRYLDVCWEKEEIDEEKSSALRKTKSIILTNSSACKMKLGDLKGALLDADFALRETEGNAKAFFRQGQAHIALNDIDAAVESFQHALDLEPNDGAIKRELAAAKKKISNRRDKERKAYARMFQP